TGATCAATACTACCTATACTCAATAGCAGGTCGTCTACATAAAAGTTATTTCTGATGACGGATGCTGCGAGCGAATGAGTTTGCTGACCATAGTCTGCTAACTTCTGCAGGCACTTGGTCGCCAGATATGGTGCGGATGCTGTTCCGTACGTAACGGTCGTCAATTCGAATGAGCTGATGGGCTGGTCGGAGGAGTCCCTCCACAAGATTCTCTGCAGATGTCTATCGTTTGGTTGAACTCGAATCATGCGGTACATTTTGGCGATGTCCGCAATAAGAGCATATTGATACAACCGAAAGCGCAAAGTTAGGCTGATTAAATCATCCTGTACAACAGGGCCAACTAGAAGGACATCATTCAGAGATACTCCGGTCGTTGTTTTGCACGAAGCGTCGAACACAACTCGAAGTTTTGTTGTAGTGCTTTCTGGTTTTAAAACAGCGTGGTGTGGCAGATAGTATGTTCCCTTTTCAGATCTGTCCGTAACGATTTGCATATGTCCAAGGTGTAGATATTCATGGATGAAATCAGTATACATCTGCTTCAGTTCTGGATTTGCAGAGAAGCGTCGTTCCAATCCTCTGAACCGATTAATTGCTATCCTTTTCGATTCGCCAAGACGTTCAATTGCGAATTCTTTCTTCGGTAGTGTAACGATGAACCTTCCTGATGAATCTCTGACTGTCGTCTTATCAAATATTTCTTCGCAGATTGTTTCTTCGATGGAGTTGTTGGATGTAGTGTTACAGGTTTCTAGTTCCCAGAACCTTGTGAGCTGCTGTTCAATCTCTGCCGTGGAGCACACAAACGTGATTGACTGGGTCATTCTGGAGGAGCTGCGTGGAATCCTTCCTGATAGGATCCAACCAAATACCGTGTTTTGTAGCGTAGGTCCATCGTCGGTTACCTTTTGTCTGCCATCGGTTAGCAGATCCATATAGTGTTCTGCACCAATGATAACGTCTACTGGACTGCTCTCATAGAACTGCGGATCTGCCAGAACTTTCACGTCAGGAAGGGTCCAAGTGGACGGATTGAAACTCGTCGTCGGCAACGGCACTGTCAATTCTGGCAACACGTGGAACTGCATCTCCTCTTCAAATGGTGAAATTATTTGTGATCTTGGACAAACTGCTGCCTTAACTGCTTTTGTTGAAATATTACGAGACGACCCAATCCCCTGCACGCACAGATATGCTGAAGTTTCATCAAAGTTAAGCCTTTTCGAAAAAGCTCTTGTCATAAGGCAGTGCTGCGAACACGAGTCCAACAATGCTCGAGCCAGCAGTGAATTTCCAGAGTTGTCTCTCATACGAACGAGTGCGGTTGACAGAAGGATATCGGGTGTTGGTGTGGCAGGGACTGCTACATAATTCTGGCTTGTGGTGGCATGATCTGTGCTGAACTGTGAGCGTTGTGTGCTATGCGAGTTggctgtgtgtgtgttttgtgGCTGAGTGTGTGTCTGTTGGAGTGAGTTGTGTTGCGTGGACTGTGGTTGTTGCGATGGAGGATTCAACATCGCGAATGTGGATTGCGGCTGTGGAACGGAGTGTTTAATCTGCCCAACATGCAGCATCGAATGATGTTTTTGAAAACAGTGATGACAGGTTCCTCGATCGCAATCTTTGAAGACATGTCCGGGACGAAGGCAATTCTTACATAGCCGGTAGCGAGATACAGCATCGTTTCGTTCTGGCAAACTCATTGAATGGAATGTTGGACACTGGAAAGGTGAATGCCAGGGATCGGTACAAAAGGGACATCTGGCCGGGGTCTTCAATGTAGTGTGACACACTGCTACTCTGGATTGACGCTGATCAAAATTTGAAGGTTTGGCAGAAGCAACTGACTGCAAAACTGAGCAATGGTTACGGAGATATGCCAGAAGTTTCTCGTACGTAGGGACTTCTTTACTGTTGTGGTGAGTCTCCCAATTACGTAGAGTCGTGGTATCCAACCTTAAACATAACATGTGGACTAACAATGTACTCCAACCGGAAACGATCTCACCTATTTTCTCCAACATTTGCAAATTCTTCTCAAACTCGCAGATAAGATGATTCAAACCATCGTAAGATTCTTTCTTCAGAGGTTCGAGTGAGAAGAGTGCATCCAGATGATCCTTCACGATGAGTTTTCGGTTTTCGTATCTGGATTCCAGAGTCTTCCAAGCTACATCGTAGTTGGCCGCAGACAACTCGATGCCGTTTACCTCCTGGAGAGCTTCTCCTGTGAGTGACGACTTCAGGTACGTGAATTTGTCCATTTCCGTCAACTGCGAGTTGTTATGGATCAGACTATAAAAGGTATCGCGAAACGTAACCCAATCCTTTATATTACCGCTGAAGTGGGGAAGGGAAATCTCCGGAAGTTTAACTCGAGAAAATGCTGCTGTCTGCTGTCCACAATTAGATTGATCTCTGTCGCATTTCGAAACTGCTGTACTGACAGGTTTTAGCTTCAAAAGTTGTGCCTTCAGCACACAAAACCGATTCTGAAACTGCCGCATTACGTCAAAATTGGCCTTTTCTCGAAGTTGATCTGCTTCCTCTTTTTCATCTTCATCTCCCGCAGCAAATTTCTCAGAATCCGCATCTTCCatgataatttcaattttgttgCGAACTTCGAGAAATTCTTTGTACTCCTCCTGCAACAGCTGCAACCGAACTTCAACCTGGCACTCATCCCTGTCCCATTCAAAATCCTCTAAAAACTGCTGCACGACGTCCAAGCTATTCAGCATCTGCCGTTCCCGCTTTGTGAGTGCTCTCAATTCCTTGCTCATTTCGATAGTTTCGTAAGTATTTATTCCACTGATAACACTCACTGATTTCTATTACTTCAAATTGGTTTACTCTACGTTCCACGATACGCGAATCTCGATGTGACAGAAGGCAGAATGTGATTGCAATGAGGATAAAAATATAACAACCACAAAATCCAGCAGATTTTGAAACACaaccagacaaaaaaaaactcaggccAAGCCAAATTAAATGAAACTCGCATgcacttttatttatttattttagtcgTATTCCTTTATTATTTCTAAGCCACATGCACCAAGCTTACAGAATGAGCAGTACTTCCCTGGTCAAATCCTTCATCCAGTAGTGCAGCAACCCAGCTTCCAGTGCGCAATGGTGATTGTAGCTGCACTCCACAATGGTGCACAAGTGATGGCGTTGTTTTATTCCAATTTCACTGGTTGGGAGTTTCGCTCTTTTTCAGCTTCAGTTATGAACTCCACAATTTACATAACAGTTGGTGATCCGAATCAAATAAACTCTGGTTAATCTGTATACTCCGTGACCTCAATCCGCGTATTTTGAATTCGATTCAACTTCGAAGGCGAACAGAATTGTCTTTATTTCACCAATTGTCAAGTAAGTTCAATTGTGCGCTATTGTTCGTAACACACTTTACGCAAATGAATTTAAACGAAGTATCCGAAAAACTGATTCTAaacgatccggttcgaaggaccaaatgttCGCGCGCAACCGTATTTAAATTTTCGGATACTTCATAACACATAACACATAACTTAATCATTAAACATTGAACGGACTAAACGCGAACTCCATTTATTTTCCAAAgacgtgtatttttttttacgacGGTACATTTATCTCTCATCTTCATACAATCAGCTGTTTTATCAGAAACATCGATCAAAGCAACATCAAAAAACGTTATCTCTAGAGAGAATTGGTCTCTCTGAGTAATTGTTGCTCGAGTGAAACAAACCAAGCGATACTGTGTGGGAAAAGAGGAAAACAATATCGCTTGGTTGTTGTGGATCACGTTTTCTCGGGATGCTCAAAATTCCTTTTCGCATAAAcaagcatgttttgacaaagcggatacccccaggcacattgattcagaagtccgtgttagggaaacacagctcggtgggaacaagaatacccccgacttacatgtatatttgcaaagcggatttccaaaggtacatcgattttgaagtctatgttaggaaAACCGTACATCAGGCCAATAAAAACTTGgcaattagggcgtttagataaagtttgacattttgcagttattcaattgttcatctcatgaaaaataaaattttattaattgctatagacgcgtagaaatatttcctatcaattgatgcaaacatctttccgatcggtTATGAAATGTTCGAGTCATAAGAATTCGAAATTACAAAAAAGGGTTAGcaaacaaatcggcagaacaaatatatcgGAAAAAAGGAAggtcttccagttttcattaatttaaaccgctTAGAAATTAGccaattgtaatgtatagcatatcaaacaaatcgtagagaatttccgattcgattggtatgcaaatcatgaggatTCGTTCACAGTGGACAGTCCCTAAGTCCGCGAGGTTTAAATTCAAAATCACTGTGACACTGTGACTGTGACATGTGTTGTAAGGTAAGAAGAAGAATTTATTGAAAGGAAACAGAAGAaaagagaaggagaaggagaaggagaaggagaaggagaaggagaaggagaaggagaaggagaaggagaaggagaaggagaaggagaaggagaaggagaaggagaaggagaaggagaaggagaaggagaaggagaaggagaaggagaaggagaaggagaaggagaaggagaaggagaaggagaaggagaaggagaaggagaaggagaaggagaaggagaaggagaaggagaaggagaaggagaaggagaaggagaaggattATGATATTTAATGTAGTGTAATATTTAtcaatgtttgttgtttttgacttataaataattgaaccgaggaattttattatttgtactagctggcccggcaaacttcgtcccgcccaaaatttatttttcgttatcacatttacgttttctttcTAAGCgactgatcttctaatctaccctttaaaattaccttttactataagtacttctaccaaaaatcgtcattataatattattattaggggATTATTTTCAGTCATAATTCTCGTTTTAAGatgtttcaaccacttgcaaataacatatttctctgttaagcctggtttagagttcccgtgaacgtgaattgaacaggtggtggaatagtacgatcatttcacggtgtaCTAAATTGCGAACAAACAGCccaaaaaatcgtggtgaatagaatgattttgttcGCGTTctcgttcatattaaaagttcgacaGTAAAcatgaagtaaataaacatcgatcttcaataaaacaattcggataaaatatacagttgttcacgaatcaacccgaagatacgaagtttttcaacccgcgcagagatccgattgaatgaaatagcATCCAtatcaaattttcattgaaaacttgagaattgctaaacatatTCTTTTacacggtgaaataattttcagaatgccttgggacattcgaacgtgaacatgaacggggaaatattttcgtctatattcaccactgttttcacgttcacgttcaccgaagtcgatGAACTAAGGTgcgttcaccaacatctcgaatcaacggtggaaattcagaatcgttgtgaaatattgaattaatccacttttatcaatatgaattgtgttgaaacatgtttttcaacttgaaaatgtttattcttatcgtttcaagatgttttcctcccgttttatatatggactgatgaattattaacaaaaaaaagggtttgtccgcgttcacgtgCACAGGAACTCTTAACCTACCTttaaatggaataaatgtttgatacagaaaatacgatagaataaagacagccctaaatcggacaattccttcctcgagttttgctcttattaacacattcggcgatccatttttattgacaTAGATAGAAGAtgctataggagtgagttttatcacattaaaatcaatttccactttcgaacaaagatcaatttcgttagcgcaaacatcaaatggactaacaatgcttatcactatgaaattgtagaacacatgagaattgaattttcgcaagttttcccattttcttcagagttttccgaaaatttttaatgcggaaatttgtgtttcatttgtatggcagcttccccttagagagggagaaggagtgtcgaaccaacatagaatcgttcatcgatccctaaaacctctatatgccaagtttgattccattttcttgattagttctttagttatgcagaaatttgtatttcatttgtatagcagcctcccgttagagaggggggaggagtgtctactcaCCATAAACTTGCCcgtctaaaaccttcacattccaaatttggctttaattgcttgattatttttcgcgttatgcagaaatttgtgtttcatttgtatggtagtcccCCCGTAGAGAAaggggagaagtgtctaaccaccatagaaacatttattgcacctcaaaacctccacatttcagatttggtttcgtttgcttgattaattctcgaataatgcagaaatttgtgtttcatttgtatggcagcccccttagagaggggggaggagtctcgaactatcataagaaccttccccgaccccaaaaaccaatacataccaattttcatgtcgatcggttcagcagttttcgagtccataagaatcagacagacataaaaacagaaagacagaaagacagaaagacagaaagacagaaagacagaaagacagaaagacagaaagacagaaagacagaaagacagaaagacagaaagacagaaagacagaaagacagaaagacagaaagacagaaagacagaaagacagaaagacagaaagacagaaagacagaaagacagaaagacagaaagacagaaagacagaaagacagaaagacagaaagacagaaagacagaaagacagaaagacagaaagttcTAAAACTACTTGCAAATGTTCTAAAACTACTTGCAAATGTCTTATTTGCCCGAAATTTTCTTGAGTTGCTGATTCGCTGCTTATTGCTCAAAGACGTTCAAATATCAACATGTCAACAAATTTGAACTAAGTAatcatgtctcggacacaacccttcacCTTTTTTGTTTAAACGTAATTCGTTAAACAGGTGTTCAGCTTAATATCGTGTATTCACAGGATCatcgaacaaaatatatgtagtGGTTAAAGAAAATCGCTTAATTTGTAATTATTCTATCAACCATCACCAATCTGGACCGCACGCTCTATCATATACTAATTGAAACGTAAACCTCTTCGAAAACTATCGCACGATATTTGCTGCAGCCGCGCACATGTGGCCCTTCTAATCCCTCCGATTTCAACAAACCTAAACCAAACATCGCCACAATCAGCGCCAAATGCAAACTATCCTCGGATTCTAATAATAATTTAGCAGCGGCTGCGCTACACCACCAAATTTAGAAGAGACAACCGGAACAGCTGACATCGGTCCCGTGAGAATCAACGGTCGCGATTTTCATTAACTATACGTTCCGGAAAAGCGCAGACAGCCGGCTGCCCTCCAGTGAGTGCGCGCAATGTCTCTCTCTGTGCGGTACATCCCTTCGAAATAGAATGGCAGTGAGGCAACATAACAgcgacagcaacagcagcagcagcatgcaGCACAAACTTCAAGGTGTAACTGCTTTGGCTTCTATTGCTGCTGTTAGAAAAGGGGATTTAATTCGTTCATCTGCTCGACAAAACACTCGGCGGTATGATACATTTGGCAGTAGGCGCGTTTGCAAGCTAGCAACAGCAGTCTGTCAGTCCAGTTCATTCGAGTCAGCCATGAATCAGCCACCACAGCCAGAAGCAGCAGCAAGCGTTGATCGAAGCTTGATATCTATAGCATCTGATGCCGAGTAATTTGTTCCTATGCTTTTATCAACGGTATTGCAACTGCTGCGCGTCTCTTTGCTGCCACCATCAGCTGCATGTGCAGCCGGACGGGGCTGCGGCTGACTTATCGGAACGACGCTTTGTGGCGTTTGTTTTGGCCGTTGCAGGTACTGTTTATCGAATCAAACTGATACACACATATGTAGACCGGCCAAGGCATCTGTTGGTTCTTTCTTTCAAACACTTTTTCGCTGGACGCAAACTCATAAAAAAGGATGCAGATGCGATTAGACGCTGTTATCGGGCCAGGCCAACTGCAACAGGTTGTTTCTGCCGTTTGAAGAACATCTTGCGTTCGGTCAATTTATTGTGTGTCAAATAGTTTGCAGAGTTTATGTTCGCTGTGTTCAATTATGATGTGCGTGTGGTCAACGTTATATCGATTGTGGAACATTTCTGACCCATTCTGTGAGTTTAAgcaccacaaaaccaaattttgAAGTGTAAATAATTATTGCTCGAACTACAATGAGAGATTAGTATACAGCTTTCTACAATCTATATAATTAAAAtcggaaggccaaatgtgttgctaagcgcaaaagccgaagaaggaatggtccaatttgagccgtctttattttgtagtaTACGTCTCTGCccatagatcaatgttatggtaAGAataagttttgaaattttttaaatgcttcgagagaaaattggaaaaaaaaatttctcatgTGTTCCGAAATGacattgttgttagtccaattggatttcgcgtttgcgGAATTAAGCTTCTTGTTCCTTTAGTGTGAAGCAAAAATGATTCTCAggtggaaaataaaaattatgaatgaaaatttactttcctgtatcaaacatgaattccatgtaacggagaaacatgttatttggaaTAGAATCGAGAATATTGAGCGAAAATTGTAtcggaaaataaatttatgttatattataatggcgagttttggtagaagaaatcgcaaatttatagtaaatggaaattgtaaggatcaatcaatgaagaattTTGCGATTGAACCCAAGAACGGCTCGGTAAGAAAACGTtaatgttcgaaagaattcatataaaaaatattggacgggacgaagttcgccgggtcagctagtatcatataataaatcatatttattagattttttttgacgtaggattacgtctttcgggaccatattgggatacaaattgaaaatccaaaatcgagcacatcgtaaaaattgtccaatttcaaacgcttattgctcaggcatttcatgatggattgatgagatttttgcgacAATCGATTCCAGCactacataacaattttttctattggagaaaataatatttgtcatgaaactaactatcgaacaattgaaaaatctcaacccctatcctaacggaaatacccacttctgattggtcgaaattgtcgaaacatgcggcgggtcccgaacagagacatcaaaaccaagctgcccgaggaaatcggcattgcaaatacataaaagtaggggaaacttttgttcctaccgaaatgtattccctaacagagacatcaaaaccaaggtgcctgggggaaatcggcattgcaaatatatgcaagtcgggggcatttgtatattgcaagtaaggtgagtgatacgataaattctaggaaataaaattttaatttggaacttgttggttgcttcgagaaatatatcaatgatcgatcgtgtattgtgaaaaatttagcacaagtgtaagtatacaattgtatatggtatcagttgtgttaaaaatagcttgatatatgaaacgatttatttcaatttccatgaataaaaaccaagtatgttcccgctcgagaacgtgtcgtttggtttaagcctgtttgtctgttttgttgtgttcatttttacccaagaaaagtttatacgatgaaaaaaatgaaattggaaaagtgaagtaatattagaaaaagtggtttgccatatgctctacatactgTATTAGGTTTTGTTGTCTTATTAAAATACGCATTGAGTTGAATAAATactcaaaaagtaaaaattataaaacgaaATTGCCTTTTCCattccaaatatgttttctttatattaaagtaacatgtttttactgatgagaaaaattgataattgtgttcgttattggtaattatcttatattacattggtgagtttttttttctcttacgCACCATTTCAACCATTCATAACACAGGAGCAATCTTGTCTAGGATCACAAAGGGCGGTTtccatcatatctcgtttcacTTCGGTGTcgtttatctgatacgcatcatccaatgactgtttaccatccttctgtcatcatcactcggtaaacactagtggagttaacaaacaataccaacaaccaaacaaaacggcccttttcggccaccaaatcattatcaaagagttttaggatgtaatttttaagcatatccaaaatcaacagatagcctaacggaatcctacgtcaactatgcggtcgtgtctcggacacaaccctcctgtgactattTATTTTCTGACGTGGCATTGCTTGTGAATCCTGTCCCAAAATGCATGCCGATAATTGcaagttttttgacgtgg
The Toxorhynchites rutilus septentrionalis strain SRP chromosome 2, ASM2978413v1, whole genome shotgun sequence genome window above contains:
- the LOC129767156 gene encoding uncharacterized protein LOC129767156, with the translated sequence MSKELRALTKRERQMLNSLDVVQQFLEDFEWDRDECQVEVRLQLLQEEYKEFLEVRNKIEIIMEDADSEKFAAGDEDEKEEADQLREKANFDVMRQFQNRFCVLKAQLLKLKPVSTAVSKCDRDQSNCGQQTAAFSRVKLPEISLPHFSGNIKDWVTFRDTFYSLIHNNSQLTEMDKFTYLKSSLTGEALQEVNGIELSAANYDVAWKTLESRYENRKLIVKDHLDALFSLEPLKKESYDGLNHLICEFEKNLQMLEKIGEIVSGWSTLLVHMLCLRLDTTTLRNWETHHNSKEVPTYEKLLAYLRNHCSVLQSVASAKPSNFDQRQSRVAVCHTTLKTPARCPFCTDPWHSPFQCPTFHSMSLPERNDAVSRYRLCKNCLRPGHVFKDCDRGTCHHCFQKHHSMLHVGQIKHSVPQPQSTFAMLNPPSQQPQSTQHNSLQQTHTQPQNTHTANSHSTQRSQFSTDHATTSQNYVAVPATPTPDILLSTALVRMRDNSGNSLLARALLDSCSQHCLMTRAFSKRLNFDETSAYLCVQGIGSSRNISTKAVKAAVCPRSQIISPFEEEMQFHVLPELTVPLPTTSFNPSTWTLPDVKVLADPQFYESSPVDVIIGAEHYMDLLTDGRQKVTDDGPTLQNTVFGWILSGRIPRSSSRMTQSITFVCSTAEIEQQLTRFWELETCNTTSNNSIEETICEEIFDKTTVRDSSGRFIVTLPKKEFAIERLGESKRIAINRFRGLERRFSANPELKQMYTDFIHEYLHLGHMQIVTDRSEKGTYYLPHHAVLKPESTTTKLRVVFDASCKTTTGVSLNDVLLVGPVVQDDLISLTLRFRLYQYALIADIAKMYRMIRVQPNDRHLQRILWRDSSDQPISSFELTTVTYGTASAPYLATKCLQKLADYGQQTHSLAASVIRNNFYVDDLLLSIGSIDQGRELIREIIELMESAGFSLRKWNSNSRKLLLDVPETLRDDRTILELDSSSAPIKTLGLAWEPSTDNFRFHSPKWSMAADITKRVVLSDVSRIFDPLGLVGPVVVKAKIFMQELWKYECSWDEPLTDSLQQQWQEFRRNLVDLDGMSIPRWVGVTATVKSIQLHGFCDASEKAYGACIFVRTVEDNDTVSTHLLISKSRVAPLENLKRKNRRQSIPRLELSSALLLSHLHEKVMASIHIEVKSYFWTDSMIVKCWLTSAPSRWKEFVANRVSEIQHLTSEGVWNHVMGVENPADIISRGMTPAQLQYQSSWRHGPVWLQLDESNWPQPIPIQEEELDKSIMEEKKVITVVLHAINPTANRNRRKHGFITAEERDEALKILVRLSQKEAFPQEFADLSKGEQVQESSRISSLHPQITDGTICVGGRLQHALLSTTRKHPFILHHRHPLTRAIVSYYHRKLFHAGQQLLISTVRERFWPTNARNLARKVIHECVPCFRNRPRIHDQLMADLPPERVTPCIPFQRVGVDYCGPFWIAFPYRRARPTKCFVAVYVCLVTKAVHLELVADLTTQAFLASLKRFSSRRGKPSLVMCDNATNFVGARRELDELCTLFNNQQFQRTISAEAAESNIDFRFIPARSPNFGGLWESAVKSFKTLFKRTIGTHTLLYDEMQTVLTQIEAVLNSRPLTPVSNDPNDYEALTPGHFLIQRPLTAIPEPDLDDIPVNRLSAWQRTQYFMQCLWKKWSAQYLSNLQNRTKWTKERDNLTAGTMVLLKDENLPPLKWQLGRVVELHPGSDGNIRVVTVRTREGIYRRAISKVCILPIRDNINVSSEEN